AGGAGAATACTCGTTACTGGATTGTTCTCTATAGCGATGACGGTGATAAACAGTTTAATCTTTCTACCGATTTTCCACTTCGAAATACTGAAAACGACCCAATTACTAGTTCATTTCAGGCACAATAAGTATGTTCTTCGAATTTGATCCAACTCTTTTCACTATCTTTTTTCAGCTCACCCTTGCCGCAGTGCTCGGGCTCATTCTTGGTGCTGAACGATCTATCGCCGGAAAAAGCGCCGGAATGCGAACATTTGCGCTTGTATCACTTGGTGCCTGTTTGTTTACCGTTATTTCTATTCTTATAACAACAGAATACTTTGGGAAGGTAAACTTTGATCCAATGCGTGTTCCTGCAGCTATTATTACTGGTATTGGATTTATTGGTGCAGGTCTTATTATGTTTCGCCAAAACCTCATGCGCGGATTAACAACAGGTGCAGGTATGTGGATTGCCGCTGGAGTAGGAATGGGAGTTGGCTTTGGCTTATATGCCATCGCAGCATACACAACAGCTTTAACACTCTTCATCTTCACTGCTGTATGGTTTATCGAAGCAAAATTGAAAGTACACTTTGGTCGGCATAATGTAGAACCGATACGCGGTACTGAGGGCGAGACAGAAGAATAGAAAGGTATGTCTTCTTTTTATAAACCTCATCGAAAAACAGATTGGAACTACGGTGGCCCGCGATGGAGATTGTCTCGATCAAAAATAGATCTTTTTGTATCGTGTCCTCGCTGTTTTTATATAGACAACAAATTAGGAACTGCACGTCCTCCAGGCTTTCCATTTAACCTTAACTCAGCAGTTGATGCTCTATTTAAGGTTGAGTTTGATTTGCATCGTAAGGCTCAAACACCACACCCGATTATGGAAGAGTACGGTATCGACGCCGTGCCATTTCAACACGCGGACATAGACGAGTGGCGCGAAAACTTTAAGGGTGTTGCCGTGTTGCATGAGCCAACGGGCTTTACTGTTTCAGGGGCGGTAGACGATGTGTGGGTAAACAAAGAAGAGGAGTTATTCGTTGTTGACTATAAATCAACAAGTAAAGACGAACGCATAGACGCACTCGACCAAGACTGGCATGATGGATACAAACGACAGATGGAGATATACCAGTGGCTGCTTCGACAAAAAGGCTTCACTGTTTCTAACACTGGATATTTTGTGTACGCAAACGCACGAAAAGACAAAGAAATGTTTGATAATCGCCTTGATTTTGAGACAACCCTCATTAGCTACGATGGAAATGATAACTGGATTGAACAAACTCTCGCCAACATACAACTATGTCTTGATGATCCACGGATTCCGAAAGCATCAACTGAATGCGATTACTGCACATACCGTGAAGCAGTTGGGACTGTTGTACTCAAAAACAAAGAAGCCCGCACAAGTACCAACTCACCAAAAGAAATACCGAAACAGAAAAAGAATGATACGCTTTTTTAGTATGACCAAGAATGTTGCATTTTCAGAAAAAGTAAGAGATGTAGTGCGCGCTATACCGAAAGGGGAAGTGCGAACCTATAAAGAAGTAGCGATTGCAGCTGGTTCACCTCATGCTGCACGCGCCGTAGGTACTATAATGCGGAACAACTATCTTGAGGACGTACCGTGTCATCGAGTTATTCGTTCAGATGGTGGTTTAGGTGGCTACAATCGAGGTGGCGTTGCAAAAAAGAAAGAACTTCTTACTCGCGAAGGATTTTATAAAAAATAAACACCACCACAAGAGTACTTCACTATTTCTAAACACTGCGTATTAAGAAAAATGAACGCCTCAATTGACTGAGGCGTTCATTCATTTTGCCCATTAACCACGGTGTTTCCTGCCGTTTTTGTCTCTATACTTTTAAAAGCTTCAAAAACGCTTTTTCGTCTGTGTGAGGACCAATGATTGTCAGGTTTAGGTTCTCTGTTTTAAACAAATCTTTTGCAACCTTGAGCAGTTGTTGTGCCGTGACCGCATCTACTTTTTTATTGAACGCATCGAGGCCACTTTTCTTACCACGCACAAGTGCTGTGTACCCAATAAACTGTGCCTGTGCGTCCGTAGTATCAAGAGACAGGGCGAATGTTCCTTTTACGTACTCTTTTCCTTTTTGTAGCTCTTGTGATGTCACAGCTTTTTTAGTTATCTTCTTCAATTCTTTCACAATCATAGCGATAGCGTCGTGTGCACTGATGTTTGCAACTCCCGCTCGCATGTAAAAACTTCCGACATCACTGTACACATCATTTTCTGCGCGCACGTAGTAGGCAAGCCCTCTCCTTTCACGAACTTCACTAAAAAGCCTACTCGACATACCGCCTCCTAAAATTGCAGCGAGCACTTCGGCTGCTGCTTCATTCGCATGGTCAAACGGATATGAGGGTACTGATATCACAAGGTGTGTTTGGTCGGTTTTCTTCTTTTTTATATTCACGCGAGGTTCATGTTGCTCCTCTTCGTACGGAGCACATTCAGGAGTCTCGCCAACTCTCATGTTCTTAAATAGTTTCTCTGCTTCTTTGAGAACCTGTGTCTTAGAGAAAGAACCAGCAATACACAGTGCTGAGTTACTCGCCACATAGTTTCGATTAAAGTATTCAGTGAACTGCTTTCGTGTAAATGAAAGAATGTTTTTCTTTGGCCCAAGGATAGTTCGCCCCAATGGGTGGTTCGCACCAAACAACGTAATGTCGGCATCATCTAACACTGAGCGCATTGGCATGTCTTCGTACATATTAATCTCTTCGACAACCGCACCTCGTTCTCGTTTTATTTCTTCTGGTGGCAATGTTGGATTCAGGAAAATATCTGAAATAACACTCAACGCAGTACTAATGTGCTTCTTATCTACCTTAGCGTAATACGCAGTGTGATCTTTTGACGTAAACGCATTCATTTGCCCACCAACTGCATCTATCTCTTCTGCTATTATCCGAGCACTCTTTCTGTTCTTTGTGCCTTTAAAAAGCATGTGCTCAAGGAAGTGAGCCATACCGTTTTCTTCTTTTGTCTCATACCGTGAGCCAGTTCCTGTCATCACCATAACGGTTACAGACTCTGAGCCGGTTGAAGGTGCGAGCAATACGCGCATTCCGTTTTTTAGTGTATGTGTTTCAAATTTCATAGTCTGCATAGCATACCTCTTTTGCTCAGATTCACAAAAGTGGTATGCTAGAACAATGTTATTTTGGGGATTAACGCTAGGAATTATTGGAAAAATTTTACTCGGTGCAACGGTCATTATGGTGCACAGTAAGATTACTCACGAGAAACGAATTGACGGGCTTGTCCTTATGGAAATGAAACGAGAAAAGAGGATTGCTCTCTTAGGGATTGCTCTGATGGTTATTGGGTATGTTCTTGAGCTTACTTTCTATGACTTCCTTGGATTTATATCGTTCTAGTGGTACGTTCTTGTAAATAGTGATATGAATGCAAATGATGTTCGAACAAAATATTTAGATTTTTTTGCCGCACGTGGACATGCGATTATTCCGTCTGCTTCCATCGTTCCAGAAAACGATCCTACGACACTTTTCACTGGTAGTGGCATGCAGCCGATGCTTACCTACTTTCTCGGAGAAACACACCCAAAGGGAACACGCATTACCGATTCGCAAAAGTGTTTTCGTGCTGAAGATATTG
This genomic stretch from Candidatus Kaiserbacteria bacterium harbors:
- a CDS encoding PD-(D/E)XK nuclease family protein: MSSFYKPHRKTDWNYGGPRWRLSRSKIDLFVSCPRCFYIDNKLGTARPPGFPFNLNSAVDALFKVEFDLHRKAQTPHPIMEEYGIDAVPFQHADIDEWRENFKGVAVLHEPTGFTVSGAVDDVWVNKEEELFVVDYKSTSKDERIDALDQDWHDGYKRQMEIYQWLLRQKGFTVSNTGYFVYANARKDKEMFDNRLDFETTLISYDGNDNWIEQTLANIQLCLDDPRIPKASTECDYCTYREAVGTVVLKNKEARTSTNSPKEIPKQKKNDTLF
- a CDS encoding insulinase family protein; this encodes MKFETHTLKNGMRVLLAPSTGSESVTVMVMTGTGSRYETKEENGMAHFLEHMLFKGTKNRKSARIIAEEIDAVGGQMNAFTSKDHTAYYAKVDKKHISTALSVISDIFLNPTLPPEEIKRERGAVVEEINMYEDMPMRSVLDDADITLFGANHPLGRTILGPKKNILSFTRKQFTEYFNRNYVASNSALCIAGSFSKTQVLKEAEKLFKNMRVGETPECAPYEEEQHEPRVNIKKKKTDQTHLVISVPSYPFDHANEAAAEVLAAILGGGMSSRLFSEVRERRGLAYYVRAENDVYSDVGSFYMRAGVANISAHDAIAMIVKELKKITKKAVTSQELQKGKEYVKGTFALSLDTTDAQAQFIGYTALVRGKKSGLDAFNKKVDAVTAQQLLKVAKDLFKTENLNLTIIGPHTDEKAFLKLLKV
- a CDS encoding MgtC/SapB family protein; the protein is MFFEFDPTLFTIFFQLTLAAVLGLILGAERSIAGKSAGMRTFALVSLGACLFTVISILITTEYFGKVNFDPMRVPAAIITGIGFIGAGLIMFRQNLMRGLTTGAGMWIAAGVGMGVGFGLYAIAAYTTALTLFIFTAVWFIEAKLKVHFGRHNVEPIRGTEGETEE
- a CDS encoding MGMT family protein; translation: MTKNVAFSEKVRDVVRAIPKGEVRTYKEVAIAAGSPHAARAVGTIMRNNYLEDVPCHRVIRSDGGLGGYNRGGVAKKKELLTREGFYKK